CAAACAGTTCAAGCTATGCAGTAGGTGTTACTAAACACCAAGTATAAGAGCATGCGCAGCATATCCAGTACCAATGCGAGCAGGAGAAAACATTAACACAGTAACTTGAATATCAGAATGGAAAAAGCAAATCAATGAGAACAAAGTTATACATTCAAACTTTGGACATTAAAAGCTATCAAAGTTAAAATATACAGTCAGGCTTCGCAACATCCTTCAAAGGAAGTAGTATGACAATATCGTATTCAGGTAAGCTTCTCCGAGCTCATTGTTCCATTTTGACAGTCTCTCTTGTAACTTAGAACTGGTTAATCACATTATCCAACCATAGTCTATGAAAATTTGAATGATTATTATGCCAACTTATTCCAATTTTACAGTCGCTAATCGTTAACGATATCAACTAACTTCTATAATGGAtctttatttttaagatttccttttccttttccttttcactaaaaataatttgagAGTTCAGCACAATTTCACAAATTTCAGaacctaaaaataattattcatgaaccaaattttatttctctgtctCCATCTAAGTCCAAATTCAAGCTATCTAAACGAAAACAATGATAGTCCTGAGTAGGATTCGCACCCACCTCATATGCAGCCAGGATTTGCACGAATCGGCGAGACTCAGCGGAATCCTTCCTTGACTCGGCAAGGTCCGGGTGAGTCTCTTTCGCTAATTTGTGAAACGACGCTTTGATCTCAGCGAAGGAGCTGGTCTCCGACACTCCTAGCAGCTCGTACGCGTTCTCCACGGCGAATTCTTCCCAAGAAGATTCAGATGCACTACTGAACCGATGGTATCTGCAACAACGACACAGAAATACGACGTTGTAGGGCGTTATAGTGGCGCCGTTTTGTGTTATCGATATCGAAGAAATTGGGCTCCGGTGATGGAATCCTATGACCGTGCGGTACCCGGCGAGATACACCATAGTTTTTAGCGTTTTATTGCAGTGTAACGAGAGAGAGAATAGAACACCGGGAGCACTGAGGGAAGTGGATGATGGAGAATATAGTACTCCTAACTCCTAACGAAGTTTTCTCAACACTCCCCCTCACCCATGCTTGAATGCTGAACGGAGCGTTTACGTGTCGTGTCCTTATCGAGTTAAATTTTTCAAACCAATACACGTGGTTGCCAATTGAGAATCcagtttttttctttcttttttttatgaaattcttacAGAGATTTGACAATTGAGATGGTGGCCtggtttttcattttttcacaATTTAATTCCCTGACTTAAAGATTATTAGCAAAAAATGTAATTAGTTCGataattatgtaatttatttaaattaaattgcACTTTCATTTAACTATATCCGATTCTAATTTGAGTTGCTGAGCTAAAAATTGTGGAATTGAACAATGAATTTCATTCTTTTTGGTTCCACTGAAAACAGAACTTATCAAACTTGTCCCATCATCCTATATAAGCTTGGTTTTCACCTGGACATGCAAGGTTGAAATTCTCTTGCACTTCTTAAAACTCCATGCAtaaatcatttttctttatcacGTTAATTCTGTTGCACTTCTTCCAACTCTGTCACCTTTTAACTGATGTTATAATGTTAAATCATATATATGTAGCGAACACGAGACACACAAAACCACATTAAAGTATTAATGTTAAGCACTTAAGCCCAACACGACTGAAGTAATCACTGTTGAGAATGAAAACTATCTCTCTTAGTAATTGTATAAAGAAAATCTATAGATACTGCTTTTAAGGCACTCCCTGGCGATTTACGGCTTCAGTGGCTGAGAGCTCGGCCTCGGAAGAAACAGCAGCACCTGAGGGAGTGGGTGCATCAGTGGCGCCAGCTCCACGACCTGGCTTGGGTTCTTGATGGCCTTCAGTGCCATAACCCTTACGCTTATAGTCTTCCAAATCCTTATATTTCACGTAGGGACTGTCCTCCATTGGAAGAAGCTCTTCCGTACTGCTGCTTTCCTTAGCTGATTCGTTATTTTGAGTctttttctctctgttttcttccttcttctccatGTTCGTTTTACTACTTGCTGAGCCTCTTCTGCTCGGTTGTTGCATTATATATTGTAAGGCTTTGTTTTTCCTTTAGCGATGCTGTTGGCACCTGGAACACACGTGGTGCTCCAATAGAGATTTCCGGAAGCGTGGCTACTTTCTCTTTGGAAGAAGCTAGAATTTAGAAgcttaatattaatattaatattaataataattaattaataagagGTGCAAGGAAAGGCACCAATACCAATCAATGGGTAAGGAGAATTATAATAGACCGCCATTGCCCATTTGACAATGCTGCATCACTAAAGGTCTCATCATCGCTTTTGAGATAGGAGAGTTGGGCACTTTGCGAAGAGACTGGCGTCAAAGGCAAACTCCATTACTCCACCACCGGTTGGACCAAATATATATGGGTTAGTGTCAACGGCACCCACCCCTTCCTTCCCTCGTTCGCTGTGGCCAAATAACAAAATAGAAGGAACGCGCCCAAAAATGAAAGAAAGGGACGTATAGACTATAGCGCAAAGCAAGAcccggaaaaaaaaaaaaaaatagaaagactGCAGTGCAAAGAAGAGAGGAAAGACGCACCCTTCTTCATGGTCAATAACGAGGAGgcaaataaaaaatgaattaggAGTGTGAAACGGATCGGTCCGATTCATTTAGGCCCAAACAATTATTTTGGGTTAAAGGAGCTGGACTAGTTGTTGTTTGAAATAGCAGTTCAGTTCATCTGAagaagtcttttttttttttctaaatagtATTTTATTCGTAGCGAATTAATCTTGATATTGTGAGAAAGAAAAAACGGagacaattttaattttaaaataaaataataaattctaaaaaaaatcaattttttttgccaactttcttgcttttttaatatattattagtttaGAATTCGAGATATTTGAACGGATTGttaaagaaaatatcaattttttgCCTTCATATATTGAGCTAACTTATTTCTGCGGCCAAAAGAAATATGTGCTCGATtggattattttatttttaaaaaattttaaaaataaaattttaagaagaTCTTAATGAATTgtttactaattaaatatttCTTAAATTTCCATCTAAAtacaattatttttctaaatagAAAAATccccaaaaaaaatttacaagtaCTTCTATTCAAAAGGCAATCTAAAATTTACCCATTTACTTCTTTAAAAACAAAAGCAGAAATTGAAATGA
The genomic region above belongs to Arachis stenosperma cultivar V10309 chromosome 5, arast.V10309.gnm1.PFL2, whole genome shotgun sequence and contains:
- the LOC130983201 gene encoding uncharacterized protein LOC130983201, translated to MEKKEENREKKTQNNESAKESSSTEELLPMEDSPYVKYKDLEDYKRKGYGTEGHQEPKPGRGAGATDAPTPSGAAVSSEAELSATEAVNRQGVP